In Shinella sp. XGS7, a single genomic region encodes these proteins:
- a CDS encoding M20 family metallopeptidase, whose amino-acid sequence MDRRQLLAQTDLAALQRTLERRIALPTESQNRERAPELRRYLEAELAPELRAMGFACELWDNPVPDAPPLLFAERLEDPARPTVLSYGHGDVVLGDESKWTKAASPWTLERHEGRWYGRGVADNKGQHSLNLQALAQVLAARGGRLGFNCKFLFEMGEEVGSPGLKTVCERQRERLRADLFLASDGPRLNQQQPTLFLGSRGVMNFELALELREGAHHSGNWGGLLANPGVLLAGAIHSIVDQHGVIRVEALRPPPLPAAVRAALADVQPGEPGGPAIDGDWGEPGLSPAERVFGWNSIEVLAFRCGNPDKPVNAIPPRAQATLQIRFVVGRDPASFLPALRAHLDAQGYAQVQLRLAGAEIMNATRLDPDSPWVRWAQASLRQSTGQEPVLLPNLGGSLPNDCFAEVLGLPTVWVPHSVPTCSQHAPNEHLPEHTLAQGLQIMAGLFWDLGEGWPAGTGARKTGP is encoded by the coding sequence ATGGACCGCCGCCAACTCCTTGCCCAGACCGATCTGGCCGCCCTGCAGCGCACGCTGGAACGCCGCATCGCCCTACCCACCGAGAGCCAGAACCGCGAGCGCGCACCCGAGCTGCGCCGCTATCTGGAGGCCGAGCTGGCGCCCGAGCTGCGGGCCATGGGCTTTGCCTGCGAGCTCTGGGACAACCCGGTGCCGGACGCGCCGCCCCTGCTCTTTGCCGAGCGCCTGGAAGACCCGGCCCGGCCCACGGTGCTGAGCTACGGCCATGGCGATGTGGTGCTGGGCGATGAGAGCAAGTGGACGAAGGCCGCCTCGCCCTGGACGCTGGAGCGCCACGAGGGCCGCTGGTACGGCCGCGGCGTGGCCGACAACAAGGGCCAGCACAGCCTCAATCTGCAGGCCCTGGCCCAGGTGCTGGCGGCGCGCGGCGGACGTCTGGGTTTCAACTGCAAGTTCCTGTTCGAGATGGGCGAGGAGGTGGGCTCGCCCGGGCTCAAGACCGTGTGCGAGCGCCAGCGCGAACGCCTGCGGGCCGATCTCTTCCTGGCCTCGGACGGGCCGCGCCTGAACCAGCAGCAGCCCACGCTCTTTCTGGGCTCGCGCGGGGTGATGAATTTCGAGCTGGCGCTGGAGTTGCGCGAGGGGGCCCACCACTCCGGCAACTGGGGCGGCCTGCTAGCCAATCCGGGCGTGCTGCTGGCGGGTGCCATCCACAGCATCGTGGACCAGCACGGCGTGATCCGCGTGGAGGCCCTGCGGCCGCCGCCCCTGCCGGCCGCGGTGCGCGCCGCCCTGGCCGATGTGCAGCCGGGCGAGCCCGGCGGGCCGGCCATCGATGGGGACTGGGGCGAGCCCGGCCTGAGCCCGGCCGAGCGGGTGTTCGGCTGGAACAGCATCGAGGTGCTGGCCTTTCGCTGCGGCAATCCGGACAAGCCGGTCAATGCCATCCCGCCGCGCGCCCAGGCCACGCTGCAGATCCGCTTTGTGGTGGGCCGCGACCCGGCCAGCTTTCTGCCGGCCCTGCGCGCCCACCTGGACGCCCAGGGCTACGCGCAGGTGCAGCTGCGCCTGGCGGGCGCCGAGATCATGAACGCCACCCGCCTGGACCCCGACAGCCCCTGGGTGCGCTGGGCCCAGGCCTCGCTGCGGCAAAGCACCGGCCAGGAGCCGGTGCTGCTGCCCAATCTGGGCGGCTCCCTGCCCAATGACTGCTTTGCCGAGGTGCTGGGCCTGCCCACGGTCTGGGTGCCGCACTCGGTGCCCACCTGCAGCCAGCACGCGCCCAACGAGCACCTGCCCGAGCACACCCTGGCCCAGGGCCTGCAGATCATGGCCGGCCTGTTCTGGGACCTGGGGGAGGGCTGGCCCGCCGGAACGGGCGCGCGCAAGACCGGACCCTGA
- a CDS encoding ribose-phosphate pyrophosphokinase: protein MLNTVLFTGNANPVLSQEIATHLGLELGKAVVGRFSDGEVTVEIQQNVRARDVFVIQPTCAPTNDHLMEMLIMIDAMRRSSARRITAVIPYFGYARQDRKPGPRTPISAKLVANLITEAGADRVMTLDLHAGQIQGFFDIPTDNLYASPVLLSDLKARNYSNLVVVSPDVGGVVRARALAKQLGCDLAIIDKRRPAANVSEVMHVIGEIDGRNCVIMDDMIDTAGTLVKAAEVLKDRGAKRVFAYCTHPILSGPAIERIAGSHLDEVVISNTIPLSEAAKACGKIRQLSVAFLFAETIRRISDGESVTSLFSEQNNNF, encoded by the coding sequence CTGCTCAACACCGTCCTCTTCACCGGCAACGCAAACCCGGTCCTCTCCCAGGAAATCGCCACGCATCTGGGCCTCGAGCTCGGCAAGGCCGTGGTCGGTCGCTTTTCCGACGGTGAAGTCACCGTCGAGATTCAGCAGAACGTGCGGGCTCGCGATGTGTTCGTGATCCAGCCCACCTGCGCGCCGACCAACGACCACCTGATGGAAATGCTGATCATGATCGACGCGATGCGCCGCTCGTCGGCACGCCGCATCACGGCCGTGATCCCCTATTTCGGCTATGCCCGCCAGGACCGCAAACCCGGTCCGCGCACGCCGATCTCGGCAAAGCTCGTCGCCAACCTCATCACCGAAGCCGGCGCCGACCGCGTGATGACGCTGGACCTGCATGCCGGCCAGATCCAGGGCTTCTTCGACATTCCGACCGACAACCTCTACGCCTCGCCCGTGCTGCTGTCGGACCTGAAGGCCCGCAACTACAGCAATCTGGTGGTGGTGAGCCCCGACGTGGGCGGTGTGGTGCGTGCCCGCGCCCTGGCCAAGCAGCTGGGCTGCGACCTGGCCATCATCGACAAGCGCCGCCCCGCCGCCAACGTCTCCGAAGTGATGCACGTGATCGGTGAGATCGACGGCCGCAACTGCGTGATCATGGATGACATGATCGACACCGCCGGCACCCTGGTGAAGGCCGCCGAGGTGCTGAAGGACCGCGGCGCCAAGCGCGTGTTTGCCTACTGCACCCACCCCATCCTCTCGGGCCCGGCCATCGAGCGCATCGCCGGCTCGCACCTGGACGAGGTGGTGATCAGCAACACCATTCCGCTGTCCGAGGCCGCCAAGGCCTGCGGCAAGATCCGCCAGCTGTCCGTCGCCTTCCTGTTCGCGGAGACCATCCGCCGCATCTCGGACGGCGAATCGGTCACCTCGCTGTTCTCCGAGCAGAACAACAATTTCTAA
- a CDS encoding TonB-dependent receptor domain-containing protein, which translates to MKSPARRLSARPSRAALRALPLALLAAVPAYAQKKSEQNRLDPVVVTASRSPQLLSQVLADTTVITREDIERQAFGGIADLLRSQACFEMVRNGNVGANTSLFVRGAETRHTMVLIDGVPYDSQRTDGASWQSIPLAQIERIEIVRGAASAVHGSDAIGGVVQIFTRKGEGKPQLELGLGGGNLGLNKLDASISGMSGIIDYAFSAARERSNGFNTRPVTGTPDPSYHPDQDGYKSRSFSARVGAQLSREHRLELSALNSHLDSQYDATARPKVDDHNINDARALRGLWTAQWTPALSTSFSVGESVDKYETSPSVYRTETRTRSTSLSAGYKLGEGQLNAALDRREDKLENTSIVNGKADRHQDAVGLGYIWASGPLSLQLHGRHDRDSEFGSSNNGTIAAGYQLTPQWRLLSSYGTAFKAPSLYQRFSEYGKPDLKPEQGRNAEIGLHYSQGQHGFGVTAYRNLIDDLIIFGAPGPCKGSFGCYENVSKARLQGLSFKGNTVLGTVRLSGSLDLQAPKDVTKSASNANYGKLLARRAKTHGTLRAETDLAGWALGAQLYASGQRTDNLKTGVQLGGYATLDLDAQFAINPELRLQLKLENAFDRKYETAGGYASAPFQFFVGLRYAPKF; encoded by the coding sequence ATGAAGTCCCCTGCCCGGCGTCTGTCTGCACGCCCGTCTCGCGCCGCCCTGCGCGCGCTCCCGCTCGCCCTGCTGGCCGCTGTGCCGGCCTACGCCCAGAAGAAGTCTGAGCAAAACCGCCTCGATCCCGTGGTCGTCACGGCCAGCCGCAGCCCCCAGCTGCTCAGCCAGGTGCTGGCCGACACCACCGTGATCACCCGTGAGGACATCGAGCGCCAGGCCTTCGGCGGCATTGCCGACCTGCTGCGCAGCCAGGCCTGCTTCGAGATGGTCCGCAACGGCAATGTCGGCGCCAACACCAGCCTCTTCGTGCGCGGTGCGGAAACCCGCCACACCATGGTACTGATCGACGGAGTTCCCTATGACTCCCAGCGCACCGACGGTGCCTCCTGGCAGTCCATCCCCCTGGCCCAGATCGAACGCATCGAGATCGTGCGCGGCGCCGCCAGCGCGGTGCACGGCTCCGACGCCATTGGCGGCGTGGTGCAGATCTTCACCCGCAAGGGCGAGGGCAAACCTCAGCTGGAGCTGGGCCTGGGTGGTGGCAACCTGGGTCTGAACAAGCTGGACGCCAGCATCAGCGGCATGAGCGGCATCATCGACTACGCCTTCTCCGCCGCACGCGAGCGCAGCAATGGCTTCAACACCCGTCCGGTGACCGGCACCCCGGACCCCAGCTACCACCCCGACCAGGACGGCTACAAGAGCCGCAGCTTCAGCGCCCGGGTCGGCGCCCAGCTCAGCCGCGAACACCGCCTGGAGCTGTCGGCCCTGAACAGCCATCTCGACAGCCAGTACGACGCGACGGCTCGCCCCAAGGTCGACGACCACAATATCAACGACGCACGCGCCCTGCGGGGGCTGTGGACCGCGCAATGGACACCGGCTCTGAGCACCAGCTTCAGCGTGGGCGAGTCGGTTGACAAGTACGAGACCAGCCCCAGCGTCTATCGCACCGAGACCCGCACCCGCAGCACCTCGCTGAGCGCCGGCTACAAGCTGGGCGAGGGCCAGCTCAACGCCGCCCTGGATCGCCGCGAGGACAAGCTGGAGAACACCAGCATCGTCAACGGCAAGGCCGACCGCCACCAGGACGCCGTGGGCCTGGGCTATATCTGGGCCTCGGGGCCGCTGTCCCTGCAGCTGCATGGCCGCCATGACCGCGACAGCGAATTCGGCAGCAGCAACAACGGCACCATCGCCGCCGGCTATCAGCTGACGCCGCAATGGCGTTTGCTCTCCTCCTATGGCACCGCCTTCAAGGCGCCCTCGCTCTATCAGCGCTTCAGCGAGTACGGCAAGCCCGACCTCAAGCCCGAGCAAGGCCGCAATGCCGAGATCGGCCTGCACTACAGCCAGGGTCAGCATGGCTTCGGCGTCACGGCCTACCGCAACCTGATCGACGACCTGATCATCTTCGGCGCACCCGGCCCCTGCAAGGGCAGCTTCGGCTGCTACGAGAACGTGTCCAAGGCCCGTCTGCAAGGCCTGAGCTTCAAGGGCAATACCGTGCTCGGCACGGTGCGCCTGTCGGGCTCGCTGGACCTGCAAGCGCCCAAGGACGTTACCAAGAGCGCCAGCAACGCCAATTACGGCAAGCTACTGGCTCGTCGCGCCAAGACCCATGGCACCCTGCGCGCCGAGACGGACCTGGCGGGCTGGGCCCTGGGCGCCCAGCTCTATGCCAGCGGCCAGCGCACGGACAACCTCAAGACCGGTGTGCAGCTGGGCGGCTACGCCACGCTGGACCTCGACGCGCAGTTCGCCATCAACCCCGAGCTGCGCCTGCAGCTCAAGCTGGAGAACGCCTTCGACCGGAAGTACGAGACCGCCGGGGGCTATGCCAGCGCGCCCTTCCAGTTCTTCGTCGGTCTGCGCTACGCGCCGAAGTTCTGA
- the cobU gene encoding bifunctional adenosylcobinamide kinase/adenosylcobinamide-phosphate guanylyltransferase: protein MAAPQHHLIVGGQRSGKSRQAERLALAWQRKGGEVAVLATALAFDAEMRERIARHQADRPAGFATVEAPLQLTAALQAAAHPGRLLLVDCLTLWLTNWLMPMEGQPDLAAWAVERAALLQALPVLPSPVLFVSNEVGWGVSPMTREARFYVDELGRLNQAVAQRCQHLTLMVAGQAWTRPVERTSE from the coding sequence ATGGCAGCCCCGCAGCACCACCTCATCGTCGGCGGCCAGCGCAGCGGCAAGTCGCGCCAGGCCGAGCGTCTGGCGCTTGCCTGGCAGCGCAAGGGCGGCGAGGTCGCGGTGCTGGCCACGGCCCTGGCCTTTGACGCGGAGATGCGCGAGCGCATCGCGCGTCACCAGGCCGACCGGCCGGCGGGCTTTGCCACCGTGGAGGCGCCGCTGCAGCTGACGGCGGCCCTGCAGGCGGCCGCCCACCCCGGTCGCCTGCTGCTGGTGGACTGCCTCACTCTGTGGCTCACCAACTGGCTGATGCCCATGGAAGGCCAGCCCGATCTGGCGGCCTGGGCGGTGGAGCGTGCGGCCCTGCTGCAGGCCCTGCCGGTCCTGCCCTCGCCCGTGCTCTTCGTCTCCAACGAGGTGGGCTGGGGCGTGAGCCCCATGACGCGCGAGGCGCGCTTTTATGTGGACGAGCTGGGCCGGCTGAACCAGGCCGTGGCCCAGCGCTGTCAACACCTGACCCTGATGGTGGCCGGCCAGGCCTGGACCCGCCCCGTGGAGAGGACGAGCGAATGA
- a CDS encoding 50S ribosomal protein L25/general stress protein Ctc — MKFTAFERKLQGTGASRRLRLSGKVPGIVFGAGEPTTVELDHNALFHALKKEAFHSTILEMELNGKVDQVLLRDVQYHPYKPQVLHVDFQRVDDTTKITKKIPLHFVGEAESPAVKTDKCTVDHVITELAITCLARQLPEFIEVDLSGLTLGHSLHVNDLKLPAGVKVVVHGKPNPAVATAVAPKAEEIIVAAAPAADDKKGKKGKK; from the coding sequence ATGAAATTCACCGCTTTTGAGCGCAAGCTGCAGGGGACCGGAGCGAGCCGCCGCCTGCGTCTGTCGGGCAAGGTTCCCGGCATCGTCTTCGGTGCTGGCGAGCCCACCACCGTCGAGCTGGACCACAACGCCCTGTTCCACGCCCTGAAGAAGGAAGCCTTCCACAGCACCATCCTCGAGATGGAACTGAACGGCAAGGTCGACCAGGTGCTGCTGCGCGATGTGCAGTACCACCCGTACAAGCCGCAAGTCCTGCACGTGGACTTCCAGCGCGTGGACGACACCACCAAGATCACCAAGAAGATCCCCCTGCACTTCGTGGGCGAAGCCGAATCGCCGGCCGTCAAGACCGACAAGTGCACCGTGGACCACGTGATCACCGAGCTGGCCATCACCTGCCTGGCCCGTCAGCTGCCCGAGTTCATCGAGGTGGACCTGAGCGGCCTGACCCTGGGTCACTCGCTGCACGTCAATGACCTGAAGCTGCCCGCTGGCGTCAAGGTCGTGGTGCACGGCAAGCCGAACCCGGCTGTCGCCACCGCCGTGGCCCCCAAGGCCGAGGAAATCATCGTCGCCGCCGCTCCGGCCGCCGACGACAAGAAGGGCAAGAAGGGCAAGAAGTAA